A window of the Acidobacteriota bacterium genome harbors these coding sequences:
- a CDS encoding cysteine synthase family protein produces MTATTQHSKHHCHGLQNLVGNTPLMGISYKFRGRQRVIYAKAEHFNMTGSIKDRMALYILNRAYREGRIKPGDTIAEATSGNTGISFSAIGRAMGHPVTIFMPDWMSRERVEIIRCLGASIIPVAREQGGFVGSIHLTEEMANTQPNVFLPRQFSNDANVEAHATTTAPEIWEQLQSRGLKPDAFIAGVGTGGTVMGVGHCLKDKNPAVRIHPLQPAESPTLSTGHKVGHHRIQGISDEFVPAIVHLNELDDVISVHDGDAILMAQKLAAQLGLAVGISSGANFVGAIMVQDQLSEDAVVVTVFPDSNKKYLSTDLLREERARDGYLSPEIELNGLDVIRRCWD; encoded by the coding sequence ATGACAGCGACAACGCAACACTCCAAACATCATTGCCACGGATTACAGAATCTGGTGGGCAACACGCCCTTGATGGGCATCAGTTACAAGTTTCGCGGGCGTCAGCGCGTGATTTATGCCAAGGCCGAGCATTTCAACATGACCGGCAGCATCAAAGATCGCATGGCTTTATACATCCTGAATCGAGCGTACCGTGAAGGGCGCATTAAACCCGGCGACACCATTGCCGAAGCCACCAGCGGCAACACGGGCATTTCGTTTTCGGCGATAGGCCGGGCGATGGGGCATCCGGTGACGATCTTCATGCCGGATTGGATGAGCCGCGAACGTGTGGAAATCATTCGCTGCCTGGGAGCTTCGATCATTCCCGTTGCGCGGGAACAAGGCGGGTTTGTTGGTAGCATTCATCTGACGGAAGAAATGGCCAACACGCAACCGAATGTGTTTTTGCCGCGCCAGTTTTCCAACGACGCCAACGTCGAGGCGCACGCCACCACGACTGCGCCGGAAATTTGGGAGCAATTGCAATCGCGCGGATTGAAGCCGGATGCCTTCATCGCCGGAGTCGGAACCGGCGGAACCGTCATGGGTGTCGGTCATTGCTTGAAAGATAAGAACCCCGCAGTGCGCATTCATCCGTTGCAACCCGCCGAATCGCCCACGTTGTCCACTGGCCACAAAGTCGGCCATCATCGCATTCAGGGAATTTCGGACGAGTTTGTTCCTGCCATTGTTCACCTGAACGAATTGGATGATGTGATCAGCGTACATGACGGCGACGCGATTTTGATGGCGCAAAAACTGGCGGCGCAACTGGGATTGGCGGTGGGCATTTCCTCCGGCGCGAATTTTGTTGGCGCGATCATGGTTCAAGATCAACTAAGCGAAGACGCCGTTGTCGTGACGGTCTTTCCCGACAGCAACAAAAAATATCTGAGCACCGATTTGCTGAGGGAAGAGCGGGCCAGAGACGGATATCTTTCGCCTGAAATTGAGTTGAACGGGTTGGACGTCATCAGACGTTGTTGGGATTAA
- a CDS encoding DUF1553 domain-containing protein — protein MNQFLAGVSADGLAQTKAGSVDFNREIRPILSDNCFACHGPDEQQRKAKLRLDTKDGVFAKAGVVIPGNSAESRLIKRITSKDSNAVMPPVESGHKLTEHQIELVKRWVDEGAPWNEHWAFVAPKRPEVPRVANQAWVKNPIDAFIMARLEKEGLKPSPEADRATLIRRVSLDLIGLPPTPAEVDAFLADKSPDAYEKVVDRLLASPRYGEKMALHWLDLARYADTHGYHIDSHRDMWPWRDWVIKSYNENKRFDQFTIEQLAGDLLPNATTEQKIASGFNRNHMINFEGGAIPEEYLNEYLVDRVETTSTTWMGLTLGCARCHSHKFDPLSQKEFYQFYAFFNNVPEKGLDGNRGNAIPFMPLPTDEQKAKQESLAKSIRDLEDALSEKNITPLIDAWEKPLLGKTAVAPTKHIVAHYELDGSLSDSSGRYQQGTTLNGDPSFGPGIVSRAVSLDGQTQLSFGNVGGFDARQPFSFAVWMRPGIGKVGNYAFQKISDEQNRRGIELLFEETHLIDIQRWGAPLTIRLTANWPNDVIQVRTKESFNNGEWKHLAITYDGSGKAAGIKVFFNGKAIEVETQKDALTGSIKNDAELMIGSKETGRAYSGGIDDLRLYDCALTAEQIDQLGIRYPIQTTLSGISGKRTKEESERLREYFLTEIAPEQIQRQYAELKDLKKQKAEVDKSILNVMVMMEMGKPRDTFVLARGDYRNKGEKVTAGVPAVLPPLPKTDQVNRLTLAKWLVSGNHPLTARVAVNRYWQMLFGHGIVKTVEDFGVQGERPVHPELLDWLATEFVGNGWNVKAMLREMVTSATYRQVSKAAPELIEKDPENRLLARGPRQRLQAELVRDNALAISGLLDDRIGGKSVKPYHPAGLWEEMAFGDGFSEQQYVQSTGKDLYRRSMYTFWKRTVPPAQMSVFDAPDREKCVARRATTNTPLQALVLMNDPTYVEASRKMAERALLEGGKDVNTKIAYAFRCATARKPTMPETRVLRDLLTQQLTRYRGDKKAATDFLKIGTLAPDPKLDQSELAAWTMVMSAILNLDETVTKE, from the coding sequence TTGAATCAATTCCTGGCTGGAGTTTCCGCTGATGGGTTGGCGCAAACCAAAGCCGGATCAGTGGATTTCAACCGGGAAATTCGCCCCATTCTTTCGGACAACTGTTTTGCCTGCCACGGGCCGGACGAACAGCAGCGAAAGGCCAAATTGCGGCTGGACACCAAAGACGGCGTGTTTGCCAAAGCCGGCGTCGTCATTCCGGGCAATTCCGCCGAATCGCGATTGATCAAACGCATCACGTCCAAAGACTCGAACGCCGTCATGCCTCCGGTCGAATCCGGCCATAAACTGACGGAACACCAAATCGAACTGGTCAAACGCTGGGTTGACGAAGGCGCGCCGTGGAATGAACACTGGGCTTTCGTCGCGCCAAAACGCCCCGAAGTTCCGCGCGTCGCCAACCAGGCCTGGGTCAAAAATCCAATTGACGCCTTCATCATGGCGCGGCTGGAAAAAGAAGGGTTGAAACCTTCGCCCGAAGCCGACCGCGCGACGTTGATTCGTCGTGTGTCGCTGGATTTGATTGGTTTGCCCCCCACGCCTGCTGAAGTGGACGCGTTTCTGGCAGATAAATCGCCCGACGCGTATGAAAAGGTGGTGGATCGGTTGTTGGCTTCTCCGCGCTATGGCGAAAAGATGGCGCTGCACTGGCTGGATTTGGCGCGCTATGCGGACACGCACGGCTATCACATTGACAGCCACCGGGACATGTGGCCCTGGCGCGATTGGGTCATCAAATCCTACAACGAAAACAAACGCTTCGATCAATTCACGATTGAACAGCTTGCAGGCGATTTGCTGCCAAACGCGACGACTGAGCAGAAGATCGCTTCCGGGTTCAACCGTAACCACATGATCAATTTTGAAGGCGGCGCAATTCCCGAAGAGTATTTGAACGAGTATTTGGTGGATCGCGTCGAGACGACTTCGACCACCTGGATGGGACTGACGCTTGGCTGCGCGCGCTGTCACAGCCATAAATTCGATCCGCTGTCGCAAAAAGAGTTTTATCAGTTTTACGCCTTTTTCAATAACGTGCCGGAAAAGGGGCTGGACGGCAATCGTGGCAACGCGATTCCCTTTATGCCGCTGCCGACCGATGAACAAAAAGCCAAACAGGAATCATTGGCCAAATCCATTCGCGATCTGGAAGACGCGCTTTCAGAGAAAAACATCACCCCGTTGATTGACGCCTGGGAAAAACCGCTGCTCGGCAAAACCGCCGTCGCGCCAACCAAACACATCGTCGCGCATTATGAACTGGATGGCAGTTTGTCGGATTCTTCCGGGCGGTATCAACAGGGAACAACCTTGAACGGCGATCCGAGTTTCGGCCCCGGTATCGTCAGTCGAGCCGTTTCGCTGGACGGGCAAACGCAACTCAGTTTCGGCAATGTCGGCGGTTTCGATGCGCGACAACCGTTCAGCTTTGCTGTCTGGATGCGCCCGGGCATTGGCAAAGTCGGCAATTATGCGTTTCAGAAGATCTCGGACGAACAAAACCGCCGAGGCATCGAGTTGCTGTTTGAAGAAACGCATTTGATTGACATTCAACGTTGGGGAGCGCCGCTGACCATTCGTTTGACCGCAAACTGGCCCAACGACGTAATTCAAGTTCGCACCAAAGAATCCTTCAACAACGGCGAATGGAAGCATCTGGCGATCACCTACGACGGTTCAGGCAAAGCGGCTGGGATCAAAGTCTTTTTCAACGGCAAAGCCATCGAAGTCGAAACGCAAAAAGACGCTTTGACCGGTTCGATCAAAAATGACGCCGAGTTGATGATCGGCAGCAAGGAAACAGGCCGCGCATACAGCGGCGGGATTGACGATTTGCGGTTATACGATTGCGCGCTGACGGCGGAACAGATTGATCAGTTGGGAATTCGGTATCCGATTCAAACAACGCTTTCCGGCATCAGCGGCAAACGCACCAAAGAAGAAAGCGAACGGTTGCGCGAATACTTCCTGACCGAAATTGCGCCGGAACAGATTCAGCGGCAATACGCCGAATTGAAAGACCTGAAAAAGCAAAAAGCCGAAGTGGACAAATCCATCCTGAACGTGATGGTCATGATGGAGATGGGCAAACCGCGCGATACCTTTGTGCTGGCGCGAGGCGATTACCGCAACAAGGGCGAAAAAGTCACCGCCGGAGTTCCCGCCGTGTTGCCGCCACTCCCTAAAACCGACCAGGTCAATCGCCTGACGCTGGCCAAATGGCTGGTCAGTGGCAATCATCCGTTGACGGCGCGCGTGGCGGTCAATCGGTACTGGCAAATGCTGTTTGGGCACGGCATTGTCAAAACCGTCGAAGATTTTGGCGTACAAGGCGAACGCCCTGTGCATCCCGAACTGCTGGACTGGCTGGCGACCGAATTCGTCGGCAACGGCTGGAATGTGAAAGCGATGCTGCGGGAAATGGTGACTTCCGCGACCTATCGCCAAGTTTCAAAAGCCGCGCCGGAGCTGATCGAAAAAGACCCGGAAAATCGGTTGCTGGCCCGCGGGCCTCGACAACGGTTGCAAGCCGAACTTGTCCGGGACAACGCGCTGGCCATCAGCGGATTGCTGGACGACCGCATCGGCGGCAAAAGTGTCAAACCGTATCACCCCGCAGGGTTGTGGGAAGAAATGGCGTTCGGCGACGGGTTCAGCGAACAGCAATATGTTCAGAGCACCGGCAAAGACCTCTATCGCCGTTCGATGTACACGTTCTGGAAACGCACCGTGCCGCCCGCGCAAATGTCCGTCTTTGACGCGCCAGACCGCGAAAAGTGCGTCGCCCGCCGCGCCACGACCAACACGCCGCTGCAAGCCCTGGTGCTGATGAATGATCCGACGTACGTCGAAGCATCGCGCAAAATGGCGGAACGCGCCTTGCTCGAAGGCGGCAAAGATGTGAATACGAAGATTGCCTATGCGTTCCGCTGTGCGACCGCGCGTAAACCGACGATGCCGGAAACGCGCGTTTTGCGCGATTTGCTGACACAGCAACTTACTCGCTATCGCGGCGACAAAAAGGCTGCCACAGACTTTTTGAAGATCGGCACCTTGGCGCCCGATCCCAAACTGGATCAGTCAGAACTGGCTGCCTGGACGATGGTCATGAGCGCAATCTTGAATCTGGACGAAACCGTCACGAAAGAATAA